The sequence AATTGTTGATGTTAACCCAGTCTCTCTCTTATGATTAGACTTTTATTATTTTTCATTACGATTTTTGAGTTGGGATTTTCCCAAGTTTCATTTAGAGGAATGAATGCATGGACCCATGGGCAAACGGTTGGACTGTCCGGCGGCGGTTATTTATTTAAAATCCAAAATGAATTTCGGAATCCAGCAATGCTATCGGATTCGAACAGGAATTTTAAAATTAATTTGGTCAAATACCCTGCCGGTATTAGTGGACAATCAATTATGGCAAATGGCAAGTGGAACAAACATCGTTTTGGTCTAAAAATAAATCGAATTAATTATGGTTTTTTTGAGGGTAAAAATGATAACAATCAAATTGAGGACAATTATTCTGCGGGAGACACACATTTTAAATTGGCCTACGCTAGATCTTCTAACTCAGGGCGATTTTCTATTGGTGTAACAGGCGGACTATTTTTAAGCAGGATTGATAATTTAAATGCAACCGCATTGACGTTTTCTCCGGGATTTGTTTTTTATTCTCGCTTTGGTCAATGGGGGATAAGCCTGCAAAACGTAGGTTCAATCCTATATTCATATACTAATAAGAACGAAAAACTCCCTTCATCAATTGTTACCTCACTGGCAGGGAAGATTCCAAATACGCCATTAGAATTAGAGGTAGATCATGCCTATTCTTTAGAAGGTCGAAAGGCAGTTTTAATTTTTTCAGGCCTTTTGTATTTAAGAAACGGATTAATTATTAAGGGAGGTACATCAACAAATAAATCTGCTCAAATGACAGATGTGTCATTTGTAAAAAATTTATTTTCGGATGTTGGGCTAGGGGTTTCATATGAATTTGAGGATATTCTTTTTGATTTGAATACCCACGCCTACGGACCCGGTGGATTTGTTTTCGCTTTTGGGCTATCTGTTCGTTATTAATATTTTAAATCATAAAGTCTATTTAATTTATAAAATCATAAAATTATAAGCTAAACTGTCCTTTTAAGAAAAATATTTATGTCATAACTTCGATATTGATTAAAAAATAGGAGAGCACACATGTTTGATAATCGGGATATACAGATTCTCGAAATTCTGCAAAATAATGGCCGTTCTACTGCCAGCGATATAGCGAAAGAAGTTGATTTATCTATCCCAGCTGTTGGAGAGCGGATTAAAAAATTAACTGAAAAAGGTTTGATCGAACGCTTTGTAGCCATACTAAATCATAAAAATGCCGGACTGGATTTAACAGCCTATGTGTTTATTGTAAGTGAGCATTCAGACCATTATGATGAATTCGTAAAAAAAGCGGATGAATGCAGAGCAGTAATGGAATGTCATTCAATTACGGGCGGTGGATCTCACATACTTAAAATTCGTGTAAAAAATTCACAAGCACTGGAAGATTTTTTATATGAAATTCAAAATTGGCCCGGTGTATCTAGGACCCAGTCAAATGTTGTCCTTTCTTCATATAAAGAATCAACAGACATTGACTTAAAAACATTAAAGGAATTACATAATATTACTTAAATAATAATGAATCTATTGTTTAAACTTAAAAATATTGCTAAACTAACAGGGGCAGAAATCGCGTATTATTCATAAAAAATCCCGAGAAAAAGCAATAAATTAATAAATTCTTATTTAGAGTTAATAAACGACTCATTGATTATTAGTTATAGATCGCCCCTCCCGCAAGGCAGGGGCTTTTTTATTTCCTTAAAGGTAAAAGTAAAAATATGGTAAAAGAAAAGATATATCCACTGGTAGATGAAAGTGTATTCCACGAAGCTTGTGGTACAGGGTTTATCGTAGCCCATTCAGGAAAACCAGAGAAACGCATCCTTCCCCTCGCACTTAAAGCGCTCCATCGTTTAGCGCACCGTGGTGCAATCTCGGCTGATAATGAAACGGGTGATGGAGCCGGTATCCTTACGGATATACCAAGGTCATTTTTTAGGGAGATTTTAAAAGAAGACTTCAAGGTAAAGGTTCAATTTAGGCGCCCATTTGGTGTGGCCATGGTCTTTACCACACGACGAGAATTCCAATGGTTTGAAGAAACGGCTAAGCAAAAAGCTAAAGAAAATGGGTTTAAAACATTAGCCGTAAGGAAAGTGCCTGTCAACGAGAATGCTTTGGGGAAGACAGCTAGAAAATTCCAGCCGCTCATTGTTCAGCTTTTTTTCACTGTGGCCCGAAAAGAAAACCGATCTCTAGAAGGACGCCTATATTTATTAAGAAAATCGATAGAAAAGGAGATTAGGGAGAAAAAGAAAAAATCTTATATCTGCTCGTTGTCTTCAGAAACGATTGTTTATAAAGGTCTAATGACATCCACCCAATTGGATTGTTATTACACAGACCTTACCCATAAAAAGTATATTGTAAAACTGGCGTTATTCCATGAACGGTTTTCTACAAATACCCAATCAACCTGGGCAATGGCTCAACCATTTCGGATGCTGGCTCATAATGGTGAAATAAATACGATAAAGGGCAACCGCCTTTGGATGCACGCTCGGGAAAAAGTTATTCAATCACAATTTTGGAAGGATGATATTGAAACGCTCAAACCGATTGTAAGTAAAAGCGGCAGCGACTCCGCAAGTATGGATAGTATTTTAGAATTTCTAACTAAAAGCGGTCGCAGTATGTTTAGGAATATCATGATGCTGGTTCCTGATCCTTATGAGTACAGCAAAACAATTCCTAAAGCATTAAAAAGTTTTTTCATTTACCATGAAAATTTTATGGAGCCTTGGGATGGTCCCGCGGCTCTAGTTTTTGCCGATGGAAATCATGTAGTGGCAAAAATGGATCGTAACGGACTCCGCCCATTGCGTTACACTGTTACCAAGGATGGTTTGGTAATCATGGCCTCAGAAGCAGGCGTTGTTGACGTTGATGATAATAATCTTCTAGTTCATCACCATATGACCTCCGGTGAAATATTTGCTGTTTCTCTTAAAGGGAAAGGCATTCTCCTTAATGATAAGATCAAGCGTGAAACTGCCGGAGAAAGGTCCTATTCCAAATCATTAAAGCAGCATATGTCTTCAATAAAAAGAAAAAATGTAAGTGAAGAATTTGGGATTTATGGTTTACCAAAAGATGGGTTTGACCAACGGATTCGCATTGCCTTTGGATGGTCAAAAGAAGATCTAACACGGTATTTAATTCCGATGGCAACCAGTGGCAGAGAGCCCCTTGGTTCAATGGGAGACGATTCGCCGCCAGCCGTTATGTCCCAGCATGATCGTCGTTTTTATGATTATTTTAAACAAAGTTTTGCCCAGGTTACCAACCCCCCGATTGACTCAATCCGAGAAAGAAGCGTCATGGCTCTTTTTAAATACTTGGGTTCTGAAAATAACTTGTTGGATGAGAATCCAACTTTTGGAGGTGCACTTCGTATTGAAAGTCCGATTTTATCTCCTTTGGATGTTATCGAGCTTTTTCATAGAAAAGAGGATTTCCCTAACGAAAAGATTTCAACCCATATATCTATTGAACAGGACTTAGATAGTCGCTTAAAATCGATAAAGAGAAAAGCAAAGGCGGCTGTTGAGAATGGGGCAAAAATTATATTTTTATCTGATGAAAATTTAATCAAAGGCAAATTGCCCTTACCAATGCCATTGGTGGTTTCTGCGATTCACCATCATTTGGTTAAATATAAAATGCGAGCTCAGGTATCATTGATCCCCATCTCCGGCGATATTGTTGAAGATCATCATGTGGCAGTTTTAATAGGGTTGGGGGCTAGCGCAGTTTACCCCTATATGGCGTATGAACTGATTCGTGAACACTTTGCCAATGACGAAGGTTGGATTGAAAAAATGGGAAATTATCGATATGCCCTTGAAAAAGGGCTGCTTAAAATAATGGGTAAAATGGGTATATCCACTTTAAGCAGTTACCACGGCAGTATGCTGTTCCACGCATTTGGACTGGATCATGAATTCCTGAAAAAATATTTCCCTTCGATTCAAAGCATGATTGGCGGAATTGGCTCAACCCAGATTTATAATATTTTACTTAAACGACATAATGTTGCCTTTGCACCGGCAGAGCCAGAATTGATTGAAATTGGATATTTTCGTTTCCGGCGCAATGGTGAAAAGCATGGCTTTGCCCCTGAATATTTTAAACCAATTCGGCAAAAAGCACAGCAAAAAGAGGCTAAATTAAAAAAATTGGACGCATTTATTTACCTGCGTGATTTGATGACTATAAAAAGTCATCGTAAGTCGATTCAAACAGATCAAGTTGAATCAACTCAAAAAATATTAAAACGGTTTGGATCTGGGGCCATTTCATTTGGAGCCATATCAGAAGAATCCCACCGTGTCTTAGCGCGAGGGATGTCCATGGCCGGTGCCCGTAGCAATACGGGTGAAGGGGGTGAAATGGAAGATCGGTACAGTCGCACCAATCCCGACAAAGATGTGAATTCGTATATTAAACAGATTGCCAGTGGCCGTTTTGGTGTTTCAGTAGATTATTTGGCTGCCGCTCGTGAAATTCAGATTAAAATGGCTCAAGGAGCTAAGCCGGGAGAAGGGGGTCAATTGCCGGGGCATAAAGTTTCAGCTCAAATTGCCCACGCCCGTTCTGCGACACCGGGGGTGCCATTAATTTCCCCTCCGCCCCACCACGATATTTATAGCATTGAAGATATCAAACAGCTCATTCATGATCTTAAAGAAGTGAATCCTCGAGCAAATGTATCTGTAAAGTTGGTAGCCCAACCGGGCGTAGGAACGGTTGCTTCTGGTGTTGCCAAAGCTGGGGCAGATATTATTCTTATTTCCGGCGGAGACGGAGGAACGGGCGCAAGCCCTTTGGGTTCTTTAAAGCATACAGGTTTACCTTGGGAATTGGGTCTTTCGGAGACACATCAGGCTTTAGTTGCCAATGGTTTAAGAGAACAAATAATTCTTCGAGTTGATGGCGGCATGAGAACTGCCAACGATATTGTAATGGCAGCCATTTTGGGCGCCGAAGAATTTGATTTTGGCACATCGGCACTGGTGGCGCTTGGTTGCGTTATGGCTCGTCAATGCCACCTGAATACTTGTCCTGCGGGAATCGCCACCCAAGATAAACACTTTATCAAAAAATTTCGTGGAAAGCCAGAAGATGTAAAATATTATTTGGAAGCTATTGGGGCATCAATCCAGAGGAAAATTGCCGAAATGGGTTTTCAAAAATTGTATGATATTATTGGCAGAACTGATTTGTTAACTGAGAATATCAACGCCAAATCTATTATAAAGGAAAGAGGGTTGGACTTAGTGCCAATCTTAAATCCAGAAGCAAAAGGAGGACTACCGTTAGCCAGTTCATTGAAAGTACGATTACAGGGAGTTCGCCATGATGAGAGTCTTGATGATGAAATTTTAAATGAGATAAGGCCCGCAATCATGACTCATGGTCATGCGGTAGTTATCAAAATTGTAAATAATACGATGCGCTCTATTGGGACACGTATCTCGGGTGAAATTGCATTCCTTTATGGCAAAGGCAACTTTAACGGCAACATTCAGATACGAATGGGTGGCGCTGCTGGCCAAAGCTTTGGGGCATATTTGACTGATGGAGTTGAATTGCGTTTAAAAGGGGTTGCCAATGATTATGTTGGCAAAGGTCTTACGGGTGGATTGATTTCAGTCAGGATGCCTCGGGCGGTGCGCCGCAAAAAAGGTGAGCACACCATTATTGGGAACGTGGGTCTTTATGGCGCCACAGGGGGACATTTGTTCGTAGCCGGAAGGGGCGGTGAAAGGTTTGCCGTAAGAAATAGCGGTGCGGCGGCTGTGATTGAAGGAATCGGTAATCATGGCTGTGAGTATATGACCCGCGGTGCTGTGGTTGTATTGGGAGAAATAGGTTCTAATTTTGGGGCCGGTATGACCGGTGGCCAAGCTTTTGTTTATGCGCGCAATAAGCCCATTTCAAAAAAACTGAATAAAGAATATGTGCAGGAAGATGATTTGACCGAAAGCGATATCAACCTTCTTTATCGTTTACTGCGGAATCATGAATTTCATACCGGGTCTGTAATTGCTAAAAGTATCATGGCGGATTGGAAACGCCATCAATCCTATTTTCGACGGATTACACCCGCGGCATTAGAGATTATTGATTTTCAAAATATATATGATATGCAGGTAGCCGACAGGTTAGGCGTAATGCTAAACGAATAATGGCTGCCTTAATAAATAATGGGTTCGTTGAGAATGTCATCGAAGCAATTTCAAGCGTAGCTTACAAAGAAGGCGATAAAGGCCGTGGAAAGATTTTTATTATGCCCATCGAAGAATGTATACGGATTCGCACAGGTGAAAAAGGTTCCACAGCAATTGGGTAACAATGTATATTGCGCCTTGTATTTCCTTGTTTAAATATAGAAATGCTTTAAAAAAATAGGGAATATAGGCAGATTGCATTAAATATTAATAAATGATTAGAGGAGACAATATGGGATTAATTAAAGCTGAATATATTTGGATTGACGGACATAAGCCAACGGCGAAGCTCCGATCTAAAACAAAAGTGTTTGAAGGGCCAGTCAACAGTATCGATGATATTCCTGAATGGGGCTTTGATGGATCAAGCACAATGCAGGCAGTAGGTGGTGATAGCGACTGCCTGTTAAAACCAGTTTATTTTGTTCTGGATCCGATTCGTGGGAGTGATAATATTTTAGTGATGAATGAAGTTCGCAATGCAGACGGATCTGTTCATGAATCCAATACGCGCGCACAGTTGGTTGAGATTGCAGAAAAATATAAAGATGAAGAAGCCTGGTTTGGAATTGAACAGGAATATACTTTTTTTCAAGGACGATCACCACTAGGATGGCCCGATGGCGGTTATCCCGCACCTCAAGGACCTTTTTATTGTGGTGTTGGCGCGGATGAAGTCTTCGGTCGCGATATTGTCGAGGATCATATGGAAGCCTGCATGGAAGCAGGGATCGGTATTTCGGGGGTTAATGCTGAAGTGATGCCGGGCCAATGGGAATTTCAGGTGGGTCCTCTTGGACCATTGGATGTGGCTGATCAACTTTGGCTGTCTCGCTGGATTCTTTACCGAATTGCAGAAGATTATGGTGTGAATGCCACCCTTCACCCAAAGCCGGTTGCCGGCGATTGGAACGGTGCAGGGGCGCATACAAATTTCAGCACAAAAGCAATGCGTGAAAATGGAGGATTAAAGATTATAGAAGCAGCCTGTGAAAACCTTGGTAAAAAACATGAAGAGCATATTGTCCTTTATGGCGCCCACAATGAAGAGCGCTTAACGGGCCTGCATGAAACATGTTCCATCCATGAATTCCGTTACGGGGTGAGCGATCGAGGTGCTTCCGTACGAATTCCTATGGCAACAGCAAAGGATGGTCATGGCTATTTAGAAGATCGCCGTCCTTCAGCGAATATGGACCCATATTTGGTTTGTGGTGCACTCATGGAAACATGCTGCTCCTAAACGTTTAAGTTATAAATGCGTAAAAAAGAAGGCCTCAAATTTGGGGCCTTCTTTTTTTGAGGTAATTTCGTAAACTCCCGTCAGTAAAGTAATCACGAAATAATGAAATCATTCATAAAGCTCCTACCCCTATTACTCCTTCTGGCAAGTTGTGCAGAAAAAAATGAAGGTCCTTTGGCAACATGGCAAGTCATCCAGGATGAGGTACTGACCCCCAGTTGTGCCAATTGTCACGTAAGTGGTTCAGTCATAGCAAGACAATCAGGTTTGGTGCTTAGCAATGAGAAAAGTTTTGCTGAGATGGTTGGTGTACCACCCAAAAATATTGCGGCAAAAGACGCTGGGCTAATTCTTGTGAGCAATGAAGGGGGCCTAAAAGGATTGGGAAAAAGTTTTCTTTGGGAGAAAATTAATTCCCATGACCGTGATCATTATTTAAACGACCATTCAGATTATGGACAAATGATGCCCCCGGGAGATAATTTTTTAAATAATGGGAAATTACAGTTTATCCGTGCATGGATTGAAGCCGGAGCACCAGAGACTGGAATTGTTGCCGATGAAAAACTATTAAACGATTCAACCCGTTACAAGCCGAGGGCCTTTAAACCATTAGATCCTCCAGAAAAAGGATTCCAGCTTCACTTGGGGCCATTTGATATTCAGCCAAATTTTGAGCGGGAATTCTTTCATTATACTGATACACAATTAACAGAAGATGTGTTAGTTAGTCGGATTGAAATTGAAATGCGACCAGGTAGCCATCACTTTATTCTCTATTCATTTGATAATGACACCAAGCAAGGTGACCTTCCTTCCTTTGGTATAGATCGGGAGCTTCGAGATTCAGACGGTGCTATTCATACTCCAACCCTCTTAACGATGATAAAGCATCAATTTTTCGGGGGAACCCAATGGCCAAGACTGGATTATAAAATGCCACCCGGGGTGGGGTTACGTCTGCCATCACAATTTGGATTGGATCAAAATGTCCATTATGTGAATCGAACAGATTCCGTAATGGTCGGGGAAGTATTTAGCAATATTCATACCATGGAAAAAACAGACGTTCAGCATGTGGCCGAACTATTCACTATGTCCCATATGAATTTCAGCCTACCTCCCCAAAAAGTTACTACACTAGAACGAACGTTTAGAGTCTCGGGTAAAATTTATGTTGGACAAGTATTTACTCATGCTCACGAAAAAATGACTGAATTTGTAGTAAAATTGTCGGGTGGATCTCGAGATGGAGAAGTGGTTTATTGGACTGATGACTGGTCCCACCCCCCCATTCTTAATTTCGATCCTCCCATTGAATTAAATTCAGGAGAAGGATTTAAACTTATAGCAACTTATGACAATCCAACAGACCAGACTATTAGGTTTGGTTTTTTATCTACAGATGAAATGATGATTCTTTTTGGATGGTATTATGAATAAGAAATCTATGATTTCCTATGGCATAATTGACTGAGCGAGTCCAAGTGTTCAATCGGATTGTATATTTAATTATTCTATTTACTGTCCTTGCTGGTGATTTGGTTTTTGCTCAAAATAAATATCCTATAATATTAGTTCATGGTTTTATGGGGTGGGGCCGAGAAGAGATGGGTAATTATCGCTATTGGGGTGGGAAGATTGATTTAGAGGAATCTTTAAGGGATGAAGGATATACTGTTTTTACAGCTAACGTAGGGCCCGTTTCCTCAAACTGGGATCGCGCTGTTGAATTATATTTTCAAATTAAAGGCGGCCAGATTGATTATGGGAAAGCACATTCAGAAGCGTTTGGACTTGTTCGAAAACCGGAAAGCAAAAATTATACTGGATTATATCCGGAATGGGACGAGAAACACCCTGTGCATTTTGTCGGTCATAGCATGGGAGGTCAGACGGTCCGAATGTTGGACTATCTTCTAAAAACATCTTTATTAGATTCTTTGGGAAATAAGGAGGAAAGTGGATTCCTAGGCGAAGCCCACGATGGCTGGATTAGTTCAATTACTTCAATATCGGCGCCACATAATGGAACAACTTTATCTGATATTGTTACCACTAGTATTCCTTTTTTACAGGATTTTATAGCTGTGGGTGCAGTAGTGGGAAGTTCATTTTATAACTTTGATCTTGAACAATGGGGGTTTAGTCGAAAAGAGGAGGAATCTTGGGGAAATTATTTTATACGTATGAGAAACCATCCATCATGGGGGACGAAAAACATGGTGGCCTGGGATGTAAGTGTGGAAGGCGCTAAACAAATGAATACGCTGTGTACAGCCAATCCTGATATTTTTTATTTTTCATTTGTGACTAGTAATACCATAATGGACTCTACATCCAGACGACATGTGCCTGGTAAAAAAATGTCATTTATCATAAGAGCAAATGCACGATTTATGGGGATGAAAAAAGCATATTACGCTGATGGTTCAGCCACAGATTCAACATGGTTTGAAAATGATGGTATAGTAAATAAAATTTCAATGTTTGGACCAACAACAGGTGCGAATGGACCAGACCCAATTGCTATGTTTAGGGCTGATGAATTGCTTATTCCGGGGCAGTGGTATGTTATGGGGGATTATAAATCGGACCATAGAAAGTTTATCGGACATAGTTTGAAAGAAAGCGAATTGGATTCAATGATAATTTTGTATTCCAAGCATATGGCAT is a genomic window of Candidatus Neomarinimicrobiota bacterium containing:
- a CDS encoding Lrp/AsnC family transcriptional regulator: MFDNRDIQILEILQNNGRSTASDIAKEVDLSIPAVGERIKKLTEKGLIERFVAILNHKNAGLDLTAYVFIVSEHSDHYDEFVKKADECRAVMECHSITGGGSHILKIRVKNSQALEDFLYEIQNWPGVSRTQSNVVLSSYKESTDIDLKTLKELHNIT
- the gltB gene encoding glutamate synthase large subunit; this encodes MVKEKIYPLVDESVFHEACGTGFIVAHSGKPEKRILPLALKALHRLAHRGAISADNETGDGAGILTDIPRSFFREILKEDFKVKVQFRRPFGVAMVFTTRREFQWFEETAKQKAKENGFKTLAVRKVPVNENALGKTARKFQPLIVQLFFTVARKENRSLEGRLYLLRKSIEKEIREKKKKSYICSLSSETIVYKGLMTSTQLDCYYTDLTHKKYIVKLALFHERFSTNTQSTWAMAQPFRMLAHNGEINTIKGNRLWMHAREKVIQSQFWKDDIETLKPIVSKSGSDSASMDSILEFLTKSGRSMFRNIMMLVPDPYEYSKTIPKALKSFFIYHENFMEPWDGPAALVFADGNHVVAKMDRNGLRPLRYTVTKDGLVIMASEAGVVDVDDNNLLVHHHMTSGEIFAVSLKGKGILLNDKIKRETAGERSYSKSLKQHMSSIKRKNVSEEFGIYGLPKDGFDQRIRIAFGWSKEDLTRYLIPMATSGREPLGSMGDDSPPAVMSQHDRRFYDYFKQSFAQVTNPPIDSIRERSVMALFKYLGSENNLLDENPTFGGALRIESPILSPLDVIELFHRKEDFPNEKISTHISIEQDLDSRLKSIKRKAKAAVENGAKIIFLSDENLIKGKLPLPMPLVVSAIHHHLVKYKMRAQVSLIPISGDIVEDHHVAVLIGLGASAVYPYMAYELIREHFANDEGWIEKMGNYRYALEKGLLKIMGKMGISTLSSYHGSMLFHAFGLDHEFLKKYFPSIQSMIGGIGSTQIYNILLKRHNVAFAPAEPELIEIGYFRFRRNGEKHGFAPEYFKPIRQKAQQKEAKLKKLDAFIYLRDLMTIKSHRKSIQTDQVESTQKILKRFGSGAISFGAISEESHRVLARGMSMAGARSNTGEGGEMEDRYSRTNPDKDVNSYIKQIASGRFGVSVDYLAAAREIQIKMAQGAKPGEGGQLPGHKVSAQIAHARSATPGVPLISPPPHHDIYSIEDIKQLIHDLKEVNPRANVSVKLVAQPGVGTVASGVAKAGADIILISGGDGGTGASPLGSLKHTGLPWELGLSETHQALVANGLREQIILRVDGGMRTANDIVMAAILGAEEFDFGTSALVALGCVMARQCHLNTCPAGIATQDKHFIKKFRGKPEDVKYYLEAIGASIQRKIAEMGFQKLYDIIGRTDLLTENINAKSIIKERGLDLVPILNPEAKGGLPLASSLKVRLQGVRHDESLDDEILNEIRPAIMTHGHAVVIKIVNNTMRSIGTRISGEIAFLYGKGNFNGNIQIRMGGAAGQSFGAYLTDGVELRLKGVANDYVGKGLTGGLISVRMPRAVRRKKGEHTIIGNVGLYGATGGHLFVAGRGGERFAVRNSGAAAVIEGIGNHGCEYMTRGAVVVLGEIGSNFGAGMTGGQAFVYARNKPISKKLNKEYVQEDDLTESDINLLYRLLRNHEFHTGSVIAKSIMADWKRHQSYFRRITPAALEIIDFQNIYDMQVADRLGVMLNE
- a CDS encoding P-II family nitrogen regulator; translated protein: MAALINNGFVENVIEAISSVAYKEGDKGRGKIFIMPIEECIRIRTGEKGSTAIG
- a CDS encoding glutamine synthetase, whose product is MGLIKAEYIWIDGHKPTAKLRSKTKVFEGPVNSIDDIPEWGFDGSSTMQAVGGDSDCLLKPVYFVLDPIRGSDNILVMNEVRNADGSVHESNTRAQLVEIAEKYKDEEAWFGIEQEYTFFQGRSPLGWPDGGYPAPQGPFYCGVGADEVFGRDIVEDHMEACMEAGIGISGVNAEVMPGQWEFQVGPLGPLDVADQLWLSRWILYRIAEDYGVNATLHPKPVAGDWNGAGAHTNFSTKAMRENGGLKIIEAACENLGKKHEEHIVLYGAHNEERLTGLHETCSIHEFRYGVSDRGASVRIPMATAKDGHGYLEDRRPSANMDPYLVCGALMETCCS
- a CDS encoding lipase, with product MFNRIVYLIILFTVLAGDLVFAQNKYPIILVHGFMGWGREEMGNYRYWGGKIDLEESLRDEGYTVFTANVGPVSSNWDRAVELYFQIKGGQIDYGKAHSEAFGLVRKPESKNYTGLYPEWDEKHPVHFVGHSMGGQTVRMLDYLLKTSLLDSLGNKEESGFLGEAHDGWISSITSISAPHNGTTLSDIVTTSIPFLQDFIAVGAVVGSSFYNFDLEQWGFSRKEEESWGNYFIRMRNHPSWGTKNMVAWDVSVEGAKQMNTLCTANPDIFYFSFVTSNTIMDSTSRRHVPGKKMSFIIRANARFMGMKKAYYADGSATDSTWFENDGIVNKISMFGPTTGANGPDPIAMFRADELLIPGQWYVMGDYKSDHRKFIGHSLKESELDSMIILYSKHMALLWSLPK